The DNA sequence TATTCTGAATTATTAAGATATCTGAATTCATAATGAGTAAAATTGTTTGATAAATAAATTCACCAAATATTTGAATGATTTCAATTAAATAAATATAccattttaaattaataattatttctCATAAAAGATAATAAACTTTATATAATCAATTTAATTTGGTATTGATGTGCCTGAGGTTGTCCTTAAGAATGTTTAGGGTTGTGCCTGAGATTATAAGATTCCATCATATAATAGTAGGGGTATTTTTGTAAATAGGGGGTTAACTTAAAATTACAAAACTAACCATTTAAAATTGTACTAAAAATCCTTATAATCTCATTAACAGCATGTAATTAACATGCACATGCCCCTGGATAGTGACACATAGAGTGCACGTCACATGAGGTGATCGAGTGTATTTATAGATATTGTTGAATGGCTGGTTAGACATTTAGGGGGCGTTTGGTTCATTTCGGGGAAACGGAATGAAATCGAGAAAGGGAAAGAAGGATAAAGGAATGTAAAGACATAATTGTTTTACGTGTTTGGTTTAGATCCGGAAAGAGAATGAAAATTTACATGATtacatttatttttaattttttaatattaaccAATCTCAATATAgtcaaatatatttttattataacaGTATAATATATTAACATTATAATAAATaaacaaatttaattatttaatagcacaattaacttttttaataaattaacatataaatttatatcaaaattatttttaatttataaaaacaaaattataaatcatttttaatttttaaaattaattttgcaTACTGATATATTTTTTGGTccaaaatttaaattataattgaaaTAAGAAAATAAAAGTGGGAAAGGGTGTTCAAATATCTAGTTTGAGAATGGAGTTTGAGAAATAAGGGGTAAACCTACAACTAAAAAAGGGGAAAGAGGATGATTGTTTTTACTAAACAAACATCAACAAAGGGAATGATTCCAATTCTTTCTCTTTCTCTTTGTTGAATACCTTGTATCAAAAGCCCCCTTATAAAAGAATCATTCATGAAAATATGGCTCAGTTAAACCAATTTTTATATCCAAATAAAATGAATGACCGAATTAAACAATGGCCTGCTCATGGACTGCTAATTCAGAGGTATTAATTGGTAAACAAACAGGGCCTTAAAAATATATACGGTTCAAAAATTCACAAATTTTTATTTGTAGTTAAAACTAATTTAGTGTTCGGACGGTGATTACTTAACGAAATGGGGTATGAATAATGACTTAATGAGATCGATATCTAGGTTAgatgagaataaaataaaagagtaACGCTAGACGGCTAGTTTGTACAAATATTATGTACAAAAATTTGTATAAAATAACATAATAATTTTATGTTATATTTCAATTAAAGGTTGATATACATATAGGGTCTGTTCCAATTAAAAGTTAACACATATCATTTTCtacaaaattttatatttaatcttATGCGCCAAGCATTTTCCAAAATAAAATCCTACCAAGTGAGGAAGTTATGAAATTCTCACCCCATGCACCTTCATTCAATCTTAAAAAAGAAGAAGACATTCGGAAAATTTGTAAACCATCAAGATTGATGTCCCTATAGAACACTAAATATTTATTCATTAAAATTTTACATTTAATCATAACATGTAAGTGTTCAATGAATGATAATTAGACAATGAACCAAATGTTCAAATACATAATCTATCCGCTTTGTCAAAAAATTCATGCAAACTTCAAAACAATTCTGAATATACACACTCTCATTCTGCATGTACATAAATTCAATCTCGAATTTCAGTTCAGTCCAAGCAATCGTCGTAAATCTTTCGTCGCATCATccacacacatttgatcacctCCTTTCTTGAAAAATGAGGGCACGGGCAGTGCCCTCGGCGACGGTGACATTGTCACCGCGGATCCAGCATATACGTCCGATAACCCGACACGAACCGCAATATTTTCGGTGCATTTTTTTGCGCTTTCCTTGATCGACATCAACGACTCGCCCCGCCtcaatattttaatattttcGGGTGCGAGTACGATGGTTTTGTTGCATGATTGCGTTTTTTTGCAAATCAAATCGTTCGAGCTCGCTGATCGTTTCGAGAACGTTGATTTTTCGGGAGAGCGTCGTCTATGATCAGGCTTTTCAGGCCTAGTAACCGGCTTATTTACCTTAGGAATGCCGGTAGAATAACCGTGAAAATTTGTTTTCCGGCGATGAAAAGCGGCCGGAGAGGTTCTGATCCGGTGACTCAAACAATCTTGTGGTCTCAATACTTCCGTCCCCATTATCTCAATTAAACACAAAAAAGCATCACGTCAAAAAACTACGTATTTCTATTGTTACAAGATTCCGGTTCGGTGACTACGTATTTCGAAATCCTGGTTCCGTAACTGCATGCATGCAAAAGAATGATATATGAAGGGGATAGAAGAAGAAAGAGGAAAGGGAGAATAATGGTGTTTGGTTTTCCTCTCCCTCTCTCTTCTGGAAAAGAGGAATGAATCTAAAAGATTGAAAGTTGAAAATATAAACAAAAAAGATTTATATGAAAACTCTAAATATGCGTTGAGTTGTTGAAGCTCTAGGGTGAAATTGAGGTATGAAGAAATAGGGGAGGGTGATT is a window from the Apium graveolens cultivar Ventura chromosome 1, ASM990537v1, whole genome shotgun sequence genome containing:
- the LOC141715370 gene encoding uncharacterized protein LOC141715370 — translated: MGTEVLRPQDCLSHRIRTSPAAFHRRKTNFHGYSTGIPKVNKPVTRPEKPDHRRRSPEKSTFSKRSASSNDLICKKTQSCNKTIVLAPENIKILRRGESLMSIKESAKKCTENIAVRVGLSDVYAGSAVTMSPSPRALPVPSFFKKGGDQMCVDDATKDLRRLLGLN